The Flavobacterium sp. 140616W15 sequence TGTCTATCAGTATAATTGCTTTTGTCTACTATTTTTTTGTAAAACCACGAATAGTAAATTCGTGGTTTTTCTTATTTAATGCATGACATAACATACTTTTAATTATGCAAAGACCAATGCAAAATTTTAGCGATATTCTTTGCATCATCAACACCTCGGTGATGTGTTCCTTCTAACGGAATATTTAATAAATGCAAAGCACCATTCATTCCCGTTGGCTTTTGTAAACCGAATTTCTCTGCAAAATGAACTTTCACATTAATGTGCTCCTCTCCCATTGGATATGGAACACCAAACAACCTACATTGTTTTTTAAGCATATTAAGGTCGTACTGACCGTAACTTGCCCAAGTATATAAATCGGGTTGATACTCATCTGTCAATTTTTCGATCGCTTCTTCCAAACTTACTCCATTTTTATCCAGTAAATCCTGAGTAATGGTCGTTAATTCTGTACAAAACGGACTCACACTGGAGCGTTGTGGTTTTATTAAAATACCCTGATTTTTAGTAATGATTCCTGTTTGGGAGTCCAAGACGGCTAATCCAATTTCAATAATTTCATTTTGCTGCCCTTTCGGGACTTCACCTTGCCAACATGTGGCTTCTAAATCTATGATAATAATTTTATCTGTAGTTTTCATTTTTTCTTTTTTTTAATATTTTAAATTTCTCTTTCATTTAAAAGAGCCTTTATTTAACGAAAATTTCCTTCAATTGACCAATGACGTTTCCACCACCTGAAATTGTAATCTCACCGATCTTATCTGCGATTTTTTCTACATATTCCATTTCTTTCAACTTCCACAACATTTCGTTTTCTTCCATCAACTTTGCTGTGTTTAACAAACTTCTTGTTGAAGCAGTTTCCTCTCTTCGCATAATGCTATTGGCTTGTGCTTTTTTCTCAGCAACCAAAACCTGATTCATGATTTCTTTCATATCACCTGGCAAGATTACATCTCGAATACCTGCATCAGAAATTACCAATCCTAACTCATTTATTTTAGTTGTTACTTCATCTAAAATGTTTTCTGCAATCGTATCTTTTTTAGCTAACAATTCATCCAAAGTTAAACCTCCTACGAATGCCCTCAAAGCTAATTGCATGGCAACATACAATTGTTTTTCAAAATCTTTATTATCAACCAAAGCTTTCATGACATCCACCACTTGGTATCGCACAAAGAAATTAATTCTCAATCCTGCTTTATCTTTAGTCAATAACTCCTGACCAGAAATCTCAACATGCTGCTGTCTGGCATCAACTGTTTTTACTTCGATTGTAATCGCATTATTCCAAAAATAATGAGTTCCAGCTCTTAATTCGGTTGTAAAGGCTCCGTTAACAAATAACAATGCTTTATCATTACTGGCAACAATGAATTTTCTTATGTACAACCTCAATTTTGCATTCTCCAATAAATTCATTGGAATATTTTCGGTGATATAAATTTTAGATAAATCTATTTTAGTAAATTCATTTTTCACGATTCCTTTCCAGAAAGCATATCTACCTGCGGTTAAAACTTCTTTAAAGTTACCATTTACAAATTGCATTACAATTTCGTTATCGGCTACCTCAACTATTTCAAGCATAGAAGCCAATACGTCATTTTGTAATATTATATTCAATTCATATGGA is a genomic window containing:
- a CDS encoding 3'-5' exonuclease, which produces MKTTDKIIIIDLEATCWQGEVPKGQQNEIIEIGLAVLDSQTGIITKNQGILIKPQRSSVSPFCTELTTITQDLLDKNGVSLEEAIEKLTDEYQPDLYTWASYGQYDLNMLKKQCRLFGVPYPMGEEHINVKVHFAEKFGLQKPTGMNGALHLLNIPLEGTHHRGVDDAKNIAKILHWSLHN
- a CDS encoding slipin family protein is translated as MINRIKINAYQVGLVFENRKLVRVLEEGLHWVFGNKNVMIYDMGLPFQAPYELNIILQNDVLASMLEIVEVADNEIVMQFVNGNFKEVLTAGRYAFWKGIVKNEFTKIDLSKIYITENIPMNLLENAKLRLYIRKFIVASNDKALLFVNGAFTTELRAGTHYFWNNAITIEVKTVDARQQHVEISGQELLTKDKAGLRINFFVRYQVVDVMKALVDNKDFEKQLYVAMQLALRAFVGGLTLDELLAKKDTIAENILDEVTTKINELGLVISDAGIRDVILPGDMKEIMNQVLVAEKKAQANSIMRREETASTRSLLNTAKLMEENEMLWKLKEMEYVEKIADKIGEITISGGGNVIGQLKEIFVK